Genomic DNA from Corylus avellana chromosome ca4, CavTom2PMs-1.0:
ataaaaggaaaaaggaaacagCTCTTGAAAATCTGTTTTCTTGTCATAAATGTCTTTGGAAGGCTGGGACTGAAAGAGCGTTAACGCGGAAGATTGTGAATTGTGATCGCTGAGCGAAGCTTCATAAATAAAGCTACCAGATTTGTGGTTTCCTTTGCCCCCCGCCAACTGGGATGAGATTTTTTGGCTCTTTTCTAACTATCTAGATCCAAGGAGTACAGAATTTTCCAACCCACCCCCACAAAAAAATGGATTTGCATTTTCAGCAGCTGGTAATTTTCTTGAACtgtttttgaattatttgtttactttcttttttcaattttgctATTTTCTGAGCAGTGCAAGTGTGACAATCTGTAGTGGAAAGtttggtagaaaaaaaaaaaaaaatcagtatttCTTAGGTGTATATGATCTGAATCTATTCCATTCCTTTTTATCTGGATGGCAAGAAACTTGGAggtttatctttttctttgttttgattcACTTCTCCAAGCTTATCTTGGAAGAAATCTTGTTGCCCTTTTCTTGTCGCCAATTGGTTTCTGTGGAATCTCTCTTACACGTTATCTGAAAGTGGTACTCGACCCAAAACTCAAACCTTTGTTTTGTAGCCTTCTTTCTGAGTAAATTTTGTTGGGTTGCTTTATCAAAGAGGGGATTTCACTTTAAtgggtttttcttttatgtggGCATAGTGAAAGATATAGAGCTTTGATTAGCGACGATTGTTGCAGGACTAGAAAACATGGTGTCCAGATCGTATTCAAATCTTTTGGAGCTTGCCTCCGGCGAGTCTCCATCATTTGGCCGCATGAGTCGGCGAATTCCGCGTATTATGACGGTCGCCGGCTTGATATCCGATATAGATGATGACCCGGCGGAGAGTGTTTGCTCCGATCCTTCTTCGTCTTCGGCCCAGCGAGACCGTATCATAATAGTGGCTAATCAGCTCCCTCTAAGAGCTCAGAGGAAAACAGATGGCAGTAAGGGTTGGATTTTCAGTTGGGATGAGAAttcccttcttcttcaattgaAAGATGGTATAGGAGATGATGATATTGAGGTTATTTATGTGGGCTGTCTGAAGGAAGATATTCACCCAAACGAACAAGACGAGGTTTCCCAAATACTCCTTGAGACCTTTAAATGTGTCCCAACCTTTCTCCCACCGGATCTTTTTAGCCGGTACTATCATGGGTTTTGCAAGCAGCAATTGTGGCCATTGTTTCATTACATGTTGCCCCTATCGCCCGACCTTGGTGGTAGGTTTAACCGGTCGTTATGGCAAGCATATGTGTCGGTTAATAAGATTTTCGCAGATAGGATTATGGAAGTGATCAATCCCGAAGATGATTATGTGTGGGTACACGATTATCACCTGATGGTGTTACCGACTTTCTTGAGGAAAAGGTTCAATAGGGTAAAACTTGGGTTTTTCCTCCATAGTCCATTCCCTTCATCAGAGATTTATAAGACACTGCCTATTAGGGAAGAGCTTCTTCGGGCCCTTCTGAATTCAGATTTGATTGGGTTCCATACTTTTGATTATGCCCGGCATTTCCTATCCTGTTGTAGTCGGATGCTTGGTCTTACATATGAGTCCAAGCGCGGATATATAGGCCTCGAGTATTATGGTCGGACGGTTAGCATTAAAATTCTTCCAGTTGGTATACATATGGGCCAGCTGCAGTCTGTTTTGAGTCACACAGAGACTGAAGTGAAGGTTGCTGAGCTTCTCAAGCAGTATTGTGATCAGGGTAGGATAATGTTACTTGGGGTGGATGACATGGATATATTTAAAGGTATAAGTTTGAAGCTTTTGGCCATGGAGCAGCTTCTTAGGCAGCACCCAGAGTGGCAGGGGAAAGTAGTGCTTGTACAGATAGCCCTTCCAGCTAGGGGTAGAGGAAAAGATGTGAAAGAAGTTCAGGCTGAGACTTCATCAACTGTGAAGCGGATTAATGAAACCTTTGGAAGACCTGGATATGACCCTGTTGTCTTGATCGATGAGCCACTTACGTTTTATGAGAGAATTGCATATTATGTGGTTGCTGAGTGTTGTTTGGTCACAGCAGTGAGGGATGGGATGAATCTCATACCATACGAATACATAATCAGTCGCCAAGGGAATGCGAAATTAGACAAGTTACTGGGTTTGGAGCCAACCACCCCCAAGAAGAGTATGTTAGTTGTCTCTGAGTTCATTGGGTGCTCGCCATCTTTGAGTGGAGCAATTCGAGTGAACCCCTGGAATATTGATGCTGTTGCAGATGCAATGGACTCTGCCATTGAGTTGGCTGAGCCAGAAAAACAGCTCCGGCATGAGAAACATTATAGATATGTCAGTACCCATGATGTTGGGTATTGGGCTCGTAGTTTCCTTCAAGATTTGGAGAGGACATGTCGGGAGCACGTGAGGCGGAGGTGCTGGGGTATAGGATTTGGATTGAGTTTTAGAGTTGTGGCACTTGATCCAAACTTCAGGAAGCTCTCGATGGAACACATAGTTTCTGCTTACAAAAGGACTACAACAAGGGCAATTCTTTTAGACTATGATGGTACACTAATGCCTCAGGCTTCCATAGATAAGAGCCCAACCTTGAAGTCAATTGATATTCTAAATAGTCTGTGTAGAGATACAAACAACATGGTTTTCATTGTTAGTGCTAGAAGCCGAAAGACTCTTTCTGAATGGTTTTCTCCCTGTGAAAAGCTGGGAATTGCAGCTGAGCATGGCTACTTCCTAAGGTAaactatttaaattttaaacttgATTCATGTTTTTTAGTTCATTGAAATAGCATGTAATTAATCTGTTTTCAGGCTGAAGAGAGATGCAGAATGGGAAACATGCGTACCTGTTGCAGACTGTAGTTGGAAGCAGATTGCAGAGCCAGTGATGAAACTGTACACTGAAACAACTGATGGGTCCACCATTGAAGACAAGGAAACTTCTCTTGTTTGGTCTTATGAGGATGCAGATCCAGATTTTGGGTCGTGCCAAGCTAAGGAACTTCTTGATCATCTTGAAAGTGTGCTTGCCAATGAACCAGTTACAGTCAAGAGTGGGCAAAATACTGTGGAGGTTAAGCCACAGGTCTGAATCATATTTACCTAATcaagttttagttttatatcATTCTTCAATCCAAGGTGCAATATGAGAGCTGTCTTTGAAATTTACATTTTGTGTCAGCCAAATCTAAATTTAGATGTCATTCATGGAGTGCCGCTTGTGCAAGTTGAGTCTGACTAAAACTTGGCCCGAGCCCAAATCCCAATGGTTAAACAAATCCTTTTGTCTTTTTATCATTGCCTAGTCAAATGTGGTATAAGCTGGGGCTGGTTTGCATTAGTTTGGTATTGATTTTGAGGAGTGAGGGGGAaggcttctttttttgttgtacGTTGTGAACATTGGAAtaagatcctctcaatttcaaatgaaagtgGTAGTATCTATTTCATGTCTAGAATTTAAAGTTAGTGTATCTAACAATGTAGATGATtccacattatttaaaattttttaaagatgtGTCAACATTGATTTTGTATAGACCGTTAGATGCATCAACCTTGTCCGTGAACTTTTTCCTTTGCCAATATATTTGTCGCAATATCATCTATTAAAGAATGATATTTTTAACGGATGTAATCTTGTAACAATTTTGTGTGAGTGGAggattaattttcaaaatacataaTTTACATAAAGCATGATAAATTGAAATCAAGAAATGTTGGGGCCTTTCTGCTATGCATGCAGTGTATAGATCAGCCATGCAGTGGTAATTATTCACAGTATCACGACTTTCTTTAGTCGTCTTACTCATCATAATTTGTCTGTGTATAAGCATGCAGTATATAGATCAGCCAGATCAGCCATGCCGTTTTTTATGTTGAGAATTGTAAACATCTTTCTTGTGAATCAATCCCTATGTTTTGCCTtaaattttttgtgtttgtttttggagatgagttttgtttagaatttcaAAACTTGACTTGTTCAAATTAAATATCACTGACATTCCCTTATATGCATGCATATGCAGGGTGTAAGCAAGGGACTTGTGGCCAAGCGTCTACTTTCCATCATGCAAGAGAAGGGAAAGTCTCCAGATTTTGTTGTGTGCATAGGAGATGACCGATCTGATGAAGACATGTTTGAGGTAATCACTAGTTCCATGGCAGGCCCATCCATTGCTCCCAGGGCTGAAGTTTTTGCATGCACGGTTGGTAAAAAACCCAGTAAGGCCAAGTATTATCTTGATGACACGGGGGAAATTGTTAGGTTGATGCAGGGTTTGGCTTCTGTTTCTGCACAAACAGTTTCCGGCCACGTTTAAGCAAAGATAATGGGAAAGATCTGcgtttttgtttgtaattgtgACAATGTGGGCTGAGTGGCGTACTtccacatcatcttcttttgttgtgttgcttttctttcattttgtataTTATTATCTAAGCGTTACAAAGAGCAGCTGTGCCACCAGATGCTCTGTTTGTTCTCCACGTAGTGAAGCTGTAAATATGTTTCTGCCATGAAATATGAGCACTCTTTTTAGCATGCAGTTGGTAATATGCTCTGTACACTAGGAAGCATTATGTAGGACATGGTGATTTGGCATGATTATTGGCATTTCTTGATTCTCTTAAGAAATGATtgatgttaataatttgttcatatttttttaatatttttttacaaatttaataaatcaactattagatttatggGGTTTATCATCGCTTACTTAcgtaaatttataaatttaataattaattttaaagataagatgaaaaaaatatggataaaatatttaaatttttctttattttttgacattttatgACACAGCTAGCAAGCCTAATGTCAGCAAAAGTGGCTACTGTTCTGCAAAATGGCCAGGCTGCCAGGTATGATGGCTTGGTGGGGATACTCAGCAAGCTGTTTGAAGTTGAGTTGATTGTGAAGTTTTTGTCTCTTGGCTATTGTTTAGAGATAAGAGTTTTACAGCTAAAATCGAGCACATGATAAATAGaaacaataaattaaatcaTGAGAAAATATGTTTGtgtgatttctaatttttcgttttgtttacGTGAGAAATATGTCATTTTTGTGTagattttcttcctctttatGAGAGCTGTGATGAATTTTATACGTCATACCCAATAATGGGCTTTCATGTCTGCCAACTGCCAAGTCATAGTTGATAAGCCGTGTCCACCAATGCTAGCCATCCACATCCCATAATGACGTTTCATAGGAACAACGAacaacatgcatgcatgtccATGATGTATGTCTAGGTAGATTTAAGAGAGAGACAAGTCAGTCAAAGTGAGAGAACAAATCTCTGACCCCAAATTTGAGAATCCTTCCAAACCCtaaaattataaattcttaAGTAACTGGATTTTGTTAGGATTTCAAAAAAAGGGTATTTAAGTTGCTGCTCAAAACTTGGAATTACTGCTGAATTGcatttttgtgaattttggtattagggttaaatactcttttggtACATATAGTTTGTAGGTTTATCAAATAGTTATCATAGTTTTCAAGTGTCAATTATACTATTTGGTTTTTCAGACTTATTTTTTACTACCTCGGTTAatgtttcataaaaaatattaacgaCTATTTTGCCACATGTACATATGATCATATCATTGACTATAAAATCGCACCATGTGTACACCACACCATCCAATACTTGATATGTTAGGATTACTTGTCAAATTAGTATTtgacatattaattaaatataatatgttAAAATTATACCCTTATGTTAAAAAgaatctaaaaaacaaaaaaactagcCAGCTCTCCTCCCACGGCTGGTCAAGGGGTCCCATGGTTAGCATGTAGATTCACCCCTCATGTTGTGGAGGCTCCGCAACCTCTCTGAGGGTTGGGTTGCAGGGCCTCTACAACCCCCTTGTAGAGGTCATGGAGCTCCAATGAACCCATATGGGAGTGGTTAGTCATGGAGCCTTTGTGACCCCTTAGAAAGTTACaaattttgcacaagtttgtaGAGTTCTACGTCTCTTTTGTGAGGGCCTGCAAAGGCACAACTTTTGCAACCACTCGCAGAGGCTCTACGACCCACCCCACATAAAGCAGATCATGGAGTTACCCCACATAAAGCAGATCATGGAACTCCATGACCCCTCGCAAAGGTTGCGCCTCCATGAAGGGTCGCGGTGGCATGACCTACATGAGGGAATGATCCCTCACAACAGTCATGCCTATGTGACGGTTCATGGAGACTTAATGTGTAACATCctgtgaaaatcaattaactggtaattaacttcATAATTTGCCTCCCAGCCTTATCCCTTGCAGAATAAGACTCAGAGATCATAACATCTTCGAAGAGAAACTACAACGGAAGGCTTTTAACCACATGACAGatataacaataattaaaaatctCAACCACAATAACCCAAGTAAATATAAAGCATTATAAAATAACTTCATCTCCAAATGTATTGATCAAAGACCGGCCATCAAAATAATAGTACAACCCAGGATAATTGTTCTGAATACTAAAACCTACATTTAACTAACTAGAGCGTGAAAACTATTTTCAGTATCTCCCCACGCACGGACTCATCTGCATCCCACATGTTCTTGAGCTACATCGGGTCCAAGTCCTAAAAAATGATCTAAATGAGGTCCTTCATAACTACCAAATGTTTCCCCGGATCCATCTTCTGCTATACTAGCTAAAGTGCgcaattatacataatggagtGGAAATGAATAAAATGGTAAGCTTAACGatttagtgagtataaatgtaCATGTTACTTATGCCATTTTAATAATGAACTCAGTTGTTAATAAATTATGTAGCATTGTGACATGACAGTTATTCATGGATACAACATAGATATAATACATGTTATAATTTATGGgaatcaatgatagttcaactgtatggtcttcctaagatattacccattctcagcagggttggcattGTCCCAAGGGACATGTAATATAAATGCCGATGCCCTGGCCATTGTACATTACCGTctataacactagcagcccatccgagttcgacctcgggtggtggtacgtcctgtagtgatcTGCCAATTAAGGCTGCGTCGATCACGAAacaatcattggatccaaggccatATATCATATCCACATACACATTTAACtatagagttaacatgtatagtaaggccatggccgttatcccgcacgtactagtgtaccatatcatacgatgcaattaatcttgtcaatcttttacatgcatgctctaAAAATCTCATCATAttcattatcttgtttaaacaacacattttcacaaaatgtagagttccaaaaatgtgttttatgacagttgtaaaaatgcatgtttggtgTACAAAGTAATTGTGTAATGCGGAAAAAATAATGGCAGGTATCATGTGAGTTTGCATTCACCTGAGTCGTAAAGCCCTTCCAAAGGACCTTCCGGTAGTTTCAAactctccaaatctgtgaaaagCCTAGTACCAATCCTATGTCCGAGCTAAAACGAGCTCTAATCCTAAAACTTTGAAAATAGGGGTTGCTGTCTGAACGTTTGGCTAAACTGGGCGAACGTTCAGGAAAACATGTTATGGGCGAACGTTCAGGCTCGAGGCCTAACGTTCGGCTTGAACGTTTTAAGTAGAAATCCCATTTTGGTCCAACAGGCTTCTAAGCAGTTCTAAACTGGTTCTAATGTTACAAAAATTATCTCTAACATATCATAGCCCAAAACAACATCACCATGCAACAAGAAATACGCAAAACAATAATGAAACACTAAATCATGCTAAAATCAAGATTAAAACCTAGAAGGACATTATAACCTAAAAAACTTTAACcaaacaatgaaataaaatcTAAGTAGAGTAACAACTAAATAAAACATGAAGTTGGTCAAGAAGATTACCTCTATTTGAGCTAAACCTCTAAGAAAAGTTCTCATCCTCTCTCTAACATCACCAAACATTTAAGTAGGGTTTCTTTAGGGCTTAGAAGGCATAATGGGGTTATGAAGGGCGTGTGAGGGGGTTTAAATAGGTTGAAAAAAGCTAGGCTTCCTGTTGTGACAGTCTGCAGTGCAGCGAACGTTCGGTGGTCTATGACCAAACATTTGGTGTACTGTGTGTATAGTGGTTTAGAGTTGTAGGCATACATTCTGTCATTACCCACTAGGTCAAAATTGAGTTAGCGAACGTTCGATGTACTGTTTACCCAACGGTTTCTTGGTTTGGGTCTCGAACGTTCAACGGTCCTTCTGGCGAACGTTCGGCTAGTGAAGAAAAACCCTCAAAACTGTCTTAAACAAGTTCTAATGACCCAAGAACCCTTGCTAGTCCCTTGATTAAGCTAATCACATCCTAGTAATTACCCGAGGCACTACACTACGACCCAGCCCTCACCGAGGGAATTGTGGACCTTTGCGATCCCTCGTGAAGGTATCATCATTGTGAGAGGTGGTAGAgggaattaggattctctccaattcatttgaactgaagaatatccagttagtactattgaaggggtatttttgtctcatcaaaaagtgaaaagacaaaaataccgcctcgaatataactaactagatactctccagaggatcctattcctggTAGAGGTTCCATGACCTAGGATTGTGAGGCTCCATGACCCACTCCTCATTGCTTTCGTAGATGCAACCTTTGTGAAACGCCCAGGTAAATTAAAGGCTACAAGTAAAATATTAAGGATTATAAAATGTGAGTAAAAGATATGTTCCAGTCATGTTGGAATTTGGCATGTTAGACCCTAAAGGTATCAAATCAATTACGGTTGGATTTTGGGTTGGAAAACTTAGAAAAATTTAGGAGAAATGAAATGGCCTGTTCGAACGGAACACCATGCCATATGTCAGATAGTGGCAAGCTAGTAGGGGTTATGCCTTAAAGTCCGATTACTTTGTATGATAGCTTAGTTTTAGTTCAAtaaagttgtttatttattgatttatttcaaGAACATTGGGCATATAAACTGTTTAGATGTATGCTTTTAATTATTACTATTTATCATATACATGTAAGGTGCATATGTTGCATTGAATATGTTTTAAGGTATGTTATTAAGATTATCACACAGAATATTTTAAACCATAaatcttataaattataaaatattgttAGTAGACAGTAATGGAATTGGACATTCCATTTCGCTCCAAAGTGAGAGCTACAACAATTTGAAATCTACTAACTTCTTTATGAGGAATGGCCAGCCGCTCAATCAGGTTGATGATAGCAAGAACCCAATCTGAAATGGGTTTGGCCGCAAAACCTGACGGTATGAGTGGTCAAGAAGAAGATCTCCAAAGAATTCTTGTCAAATCCAAAAGATGCGACACAAAATCTCTTAGGGCCTTCGCAAAAAGGACAAACCCAAGACCTACATCAACCATAGTCACAAAATGACCAATGTTACCCTGAAAAGGAAGAATATCCCAAGCAATCTTCTAAAGAAGATGCTTGAGCCTAGCTTGAAGTTTCAAGCTCCAAAGTTTATACCAAGCTTCCAAATGGAGAAGGAGAGGAAGGGCTCTGCCTCATGAGCCTATTTCACTTAGAATAGGCCAAAAGAGTTTGTATGTTATTTGATGAATTATATGTTTCACTTCATAATCGTGGCTATTTAACACCTTAACACCTAAAACTAAAACATTCGACGGTGTGGCCAAAAGATTCTGTTTTTTGATGCATGAATTAAATGTTTCTCATTCTCTTAATAAATCTCGGTAATTAGTTAGCAAACAAAGAGTAGGTGAAAGGGATTAGCTAATCCGGATCTCATGTGTACTTGTCAGATTTTTCTTTGGATGTTTggttaatttgaataaaaatggGTTGACCAAATTATAATTGGTTTGAAAGTCAAATATACATATTCAGTACCTTGGTTtcagtaaagaaaaaaaaatgaagggaaaTGAGAGAAGTAGGGACAAAAATGAGAATTATGATTGGCACACGTAAGGAACGGACTCCAGTGTAGAAGaaattataattgttttgaaaGTCGAGCATAGATACGACCCTTATATTATAATATGGTCTAAATTTTGGTCACAacaa
This window encodes:
- the LOC132176996 gene encoding alpha,alpha-trehalose-phosphate synthase [UDP-forming] 6-like, encoding MVSRSYSNLLELASGESPSFGRMSRRIPRIMTVAGLISDIDDDPAESVCSDPSSSSAQRDRIIIVANQLPLRAQRKTDGSKGWIFSWDENSLLLQLKDGIGDDDIEVIYVGCLKEDIHPNEQDEVSQILLETFKCVPTFLPPDLFSRYYHGFCKQQLWPLFHYMLPLSPDLGGRFNRSLWQAYVSVNKIFADRIMEVINPEDDYVWVHDYHLMVLPTFLRKRFNRVKLGFFLHSPFPSSEIYKTLPIREELLRALLNSDLIGFHTFDYARHFLSCCSRMLGLTYESKRGYIGLEYYGRTVSIKILPVGIHMGQLQSVLSHTETEVKVAELLKQYCDQGRIMLLGVDDMDIFKGISLKLLAMEQLLRQHPEWQGKVVLVQIALPARGRGKDVKEVQAETSSTVKRINETFGRPGYDPVVLIDEPLTFYERIAYYVVAECCLVTAVRDGMNLIPYEYIISRQGNAKLDKLLGLEPTTPKKSMLVVSEFIGCSPSLSGAIRVNPWNIDAVADAMDSAIELAEPEKQLRHEKHYRYVSTHDVGYWARSFLQDLERTCREHVRRRCWGIGFGLSFRVVALDPNFRKLSMEHIVSAYKRTTTRAILLDYDGTLMPQASIDKSPTLKSIDILNSLCRDTNNMVFIVSARSRKTLSEWFSPCEKLGIAAEHGYFLRLKRDAEWETCVPVADCSWKQIAEPVMKLYTETTDGSTIEDKETSLVWSYEDADPDFGSCQAKELLDHLESVLANEPVTVKSGQNTVEVKPQGVSKGLVAKRLLSIMQEKGKSPDFVVCIGDDRSDEDMFEVITSSMAGPSIAPRAEVFACTVGKKPSKAKYYLDDTGEIVRLMQGLASVSAQTVSGHV